AATAGAAAAACTTGACAATTGTTAACTAAATGGGAGTTGGACACATACAATAAGGCCTGTGTTACCTCTTCACTAACAATTGTGGGTTGTAATGGATCCTAGAGAGTTGTATTTTGAGCAACCATCTCATTCTGGAGAGCTGTCTGTACATTATATAATATCAAGAGAGAGAGCAGTAAATAGTTTGATTGACTGTGgctttttaaggttttatttcTTCTAAAGAAATTATGGACATGGTTGAACAAACTTGAGCCCTCATGTTTGGcgcttcaattaattaaaaccatTACGGGAAGATAATTAACAGATTAGacatttttttactatattatgttcaaggatgaaattgaaatcaaatatttaaaatggatTATTTTGGTTATATCGATTTTTGTATCATTGAACAGTCCAATTTTAAATCCATGATTACAGCTAAATAGCGATAATTTCTTGCTTCATCACCCCTCCCCTTTTTCTCCTATTCCGATTATGTAAATGggttaatataaaaaatctctTTGTCAGGCCCAGCAGCCCATTtcatacatacttttatatgGAACGTCGCCGTATTGTTTCCCTTTGGGCATTACGCCGGTGATTGTGCCCTCTGACTGGGTACAATGCAGCACTTCCTAGAAAATCaatattcaattatataatGTCGAAAACAAAAAGGGACAAAATCGGAAAACTCTCCCAAATATCAGCGGGAAAAAGAGCCGTTGCTCATTAGACTACCCAAAATTTGGcgccaaaaacaaaaattcccCCTTCCCCCTGCCCGTAAATTCCCGGGCAGCCTACCCTTCTTTCTCTCTCCCCTTTAAGAAATCAAAAGCTTAGTTATAAACATCTCTTTCTTCATTTCCCCCTCAATTCAAAACCCTCTCCTTTTCTTCACTAGTATCCCCCCCCCCAAAACCTTTCCTTTTATTCCATCTTCTCttcatttgataaaaaaaaaaaaaactcagtcTTTTTGCTGATTTCATTCAAACAAACCACCCTTTCCCCCCCTTACTTTGGCTATCTCGTTCACTTGGATTACTCTGTTTTCGCTCTGTTCTAacccattttcataaaaaacTAACCATTTCCAAACTTGGGTCCTTTAGTTTTTATCTGATAAAAAATGGGGCTCTCCAAAAAACCACAACTAGATGGGGTGTTAGACAATGAAGGGAAGAAATGGGTAATCACCGGTATCGCCATAAGGACTTCATTGAAGCCAATAAACACGAAACCAAGAGCAAAAGAAAACGAAGAAGCAGAAGAAGAGGAAGCTTGTTCAACAACTCCAACTTCAAAAGAAGCAAAAATACCAGACAAATTAGCTTGCCCTTTAGCTCCAAGAAAGCCTAGGCCTCCATTGAGATGCCATTACAATGGGGTTAGGGAGTTCTTTACCCCTCCTGATTTGGAATCAGTGTTCAAGCTCCATGTTGAGAAAGCAAATTGAGTTTATGCTTAAAAAGAAGTGgggggttttttttatttaggttagAAGCTGATCTTAtgctatcttttttttttttgggttcaaTAGTCACTCCTCTAACTCTAAGCCAAAGCCAAATagtggagaagaagaagaggtcAAGGTGTACAAAGATATAATATTTCCATGAAATGAGTAGTGTAGCTTTGTTTACTTCATTTTACctcaaaagttttttattttgactatgatatatattaaagtttctTGCTTTAGGTATTGTAATATTAGAAGCTAGTTGATAGTGTACTGGAATGGTTTTTGTAACTTTGTTGTAGTGCTTGAAAATTATGAGATTGTTGGGTGATATTCAAATGAcaatttttttgatattttaaagttttagttGGCCACTGAGCAAAGTGACACCATAGTTTGCCTTCAAAATTTGACATCTCTAAAGTGTTTGGTCCATCAAATTCTTTGCTGCATTCACTGGTCAGTGCAGGCTCAGTAAATGATTGCCATACGTATTTCATCATGGTTGCAAAAAAATGAACCTGACCACCtgatttaatcatataaattgaattaaaaaaattataaaaatgggaatattgaaagaaaatgagaaataatcTTTATTTCAATCAATCTTTACACTTATTCcaattttcttt
The window above is part of the Gossypium raimondii isolate GPD5lz chromosome 9, ASM2569854v1, whole genome shotgun sequence genome. Proteins encoded here:
- the LOC105798353 gene encoding cyclin-dependent protein kinase inhibitor SMR6; amino-acid sequence: MGLSKKPQLDGVLDNEGKKWVITGIAIRTSLKPINTKPRAKENEEAEEEEACSTTPTSKEAKIPDKLACPLAPRKPRPPLRCHYNGVREFFTPPDLESVFKLHVEKAN